A single region of the Jatrophihabitans sp. GAS493 genome encodes:
- a CDS encoding 5'-3' exonuclease H3TH domain-containing protein has product MSSQVLLAVDGNSLLHRSYHALASSGLRTSDGRAMWAVRGLVSQLVAAVERIEPDAVVIGFDDPQASLRRDRWPQYKAQRSEKPPTLEQQLMLAVELLSGMGIEVIVPPGLEADDVLASAARHATAAAAHTVVMTSDRDSFALINETTSVLRIINGGVEASPMLNAQRLMLLLGITPAQYRDYAAMRGDASDNLVGVHGIGAKTAAKLLTALGTARNAFDDLDAGGSRVIAAIGKAAAARLGTPEARAAWELNCAVMAMHTSVPLEVDLAQGCGAGRGRLPLAADSLRPAFETLQLTWTLPKALRLLAGEQGESAPVPVPAYTSYDGAFATDRGERFVRDAGRRDPGYRSGSGFRKPFAPLHRKTANSDQLSLF; this is encoded by the coding sequence GTGAGTTCTCAGGTGCTGCTGGCGGTCGACGGCAACTCTCTGCTGCATCGCAGTTACCACGCCCTGGCCTCCTCCGGTCTGCGCACCAGCGACGGCCGTGCCATGTGGGCCGTCCGTGGCCTGGTATCGCAGCTGGTAGCCGCGGTCGAGCGGATCGAACCGGACGCCGTCGTCATCGGGTTCGACGATCCGCAGGCCAGCCTCCGCCGGGATCGGTGGCCGCAGTACAAGGCTCAGCGGTCAGAGAAGCCACCGACGCTTGAGCAGCAGTTGATGCTCGCCGTCGAACTGCTCTCCGGGATGGGCATCGAGGTGATCGTGCCGCCCGGCCTCGAGGCCGACGACGTCCTCGCCTCCGCGGCCCGGCACGCGACCGCGGCCGCTGCCCACACCGTCGTGATGACCTCGGACCGAGACTCGTTCGCCCTCATCAATGAGACAACCTCCGTGCTGCGCATCATCAACGGCGGTGTTGAAGCGTCGCCGATGCTCAACGCGCAGCGCCTGATGCTGCTGCTCGGCATCACTCCGGCTCAATACCGCGACTACGCCGCGATGCGGGGCGACGCCTCGGACAACCTGGTCGGCGTGCACGGGATCGGCGCCAAGACCGCCGCCAAACTCCTCACCGCCCTCGGTACGGCGCGCAATGCCTTTGATGATCTCGATGCCGGGGGTTCCCGAGTGATCGCCGCGATCGGCAAGGCCGCCGCTGCCCGGCTCGGGACGCCGGAAGCCCGGGCAGCCTGGGAACTCAACTGCGCGGTGATGGCGATGCACACCTCGGTGCCGCTGGAGGTCGACCTCGCCCAGGGCTGCGGGGCCGGACGCGGTCGCCTGCCGCTGGCGGCCGACTCGCTGCGTCCGGCCTTCGAGACGCTCCAACTCACCTGGACGCTGCCGAAGGCCCTGCGCCTGCTGGCCGGCGAACAGGGCGAGTCGGCACCTGTGCCCGTCCCCGCCTACACCTCCTACGACGGAGCCTTCGCGACCGACCGCGGTGAGCGATTCGTTCGAGACGCGGGCCGTCGTGACCCGGGCTATCGCTCGGGATCGGGTTTCCGGAAGCCGTTCGCGCCGCTACACCGTAAGACCGCCAACAGTGACCAGCTCTCGCTCTTCTAG
- a CDS encoding SAF domain-containing protein → MTTQSPAPRRVKTPRWLDLRLIAGVVLVLASVAIGATVVASADSTVRMWQSSRNLSAGAVLSASDLSSVRVHLAAGSGAYLLATTPVVGQVLVRDVSAGELIPRSAIGTTAATTTVTVPLQAGEAPKLSRGERLQLWISTKSCPATVVLSDVTVQDVQSTGGGLAADGGQSAVVRVPPALAQRVVTALGISDATLRAGVVTGRSQPDSNESLPDLTNCGGTDS, encoded by the coding sequence GTGACTACACAATCTCCCGCGCCACGCCGGGTGAAGACTCCGCGCTGGCTGGACCTGCGGCTCATCGCCGGCGTCGTGCTGGTTCTCGCCAGCGTTGCGATCGGAGCCACCGTGGTCGCCTCAGCCGACTCGACCGTGCGAATGTGGCAGTCGTCGCGCAACCTCTCGGCCGGTGCTGTGCTGAGCGCCTCCGACCTCTCCTCGGTGCGGGTACATCTCGCGGCAGGATCTGGGGCCTACCTCCTCGCGACGACGCCCGTCGTGGGCCAGGTCCTGGTGCGGGACGTCAGCGCCGGGGAGCTGATACCGCGCTCGGCGATCGGGACGACCGCAGCAACCACCACGGTCACGGTTCCGCTGCAGGCCGGCGAAGCGCCGAAGCTGAGCCGTGGCGAACGCCTGCAGCTTTGGATCTCCACCAAGTCCTGCCCGGCCACCGTGGTGCTCAGCGACGTGACGGTGCAGGACGTGCAGTCCACCGGCGGGGGACTGGCGGCCGACGGCGGGCAGAGCGCCGTAGTACGGGTACCGCCGGCATTGGCGCAGCGGGTCGTCACTGCGCTCGGCATCTCCGACGCCACCCTCCGCGCCGGGGTTGTCACCGGCCGAAGCCAGCCAGACAGCAATGAATCATTGCCTGATCTCACCAACTGCGGTGGGACCGATTCGTGA
- a CDS encoding WXG100 family type VII secretion target, with product MSLKVTPEQLQTLSGTVSRTAAEIRLSQQSLKGQLAPVVGSEWAGAAATQFATLYGQFDLHAAGLSDALDGIGRLLGQAGMSYAEVEQRIAASFR from the coding sequence ATGTCATTGAAAGTCACGCCGGAGCAGCTCCAGACTCTGAGCGGCACCGTGTCCAGAACAGCGGCCGAGATTCGGCTTTCTCAGCAGAGCTTGAAGGGGCAGCTGGCACCGGTCGTCGGCTCCGAATGGGCCGGAGCAGCGGCCACGCAGTTTGCGACGCTCTACGGGCAGTTCGATCTGCACGCTGCCGGCCTCTCCGACGCCCTCGACGGGATCGGGCGGCTGCTTGGTCAAGCCGGTATGAGCTACGCCGAGGTCGAACAGCGGATCGCCGCCTCCTTCCGCTGA
- a CDS encoding MarR family winged helix-turn-helix transcriptional regulator, which translates to MAKAAPTTSPTAVVADEVDEFVSAVLTASRVLVGVSARSLNEVEGTVTLTQFRTLVVLDSHGELNLNGLAEILDVNSSTAMRMIDKLLSAGLVTRSDDPENRRRVILALTPAGRALVRRVTTKRRKEITRIVSRMAPDHRAGLVTALLGFAAAASEPDADPDAAMTFGW; encoded by the coding sequence GTGGCGAAGGCAGCACCAACCACGAGTCCGACCGCGGTCGTCGCTGACGAGGTCGACGAATTCGTCAGCGCGGTGCTCACGGCGTCTCGTGTGTTGGTCGGGGTGTCGGCGCGATCATTGAACGAGGTTGAAGGAACGGTCACGCTGACTCAGTTCCGCACACTCGTGGTGCTCGACAGTCACGGGGAACTCAATCTGAACGGGCTGGCCGAGATCCTCGACGTCAATTCATCGACCGCGATGCGCATGATCGACAAGCTGTTGTCCGCTGGTCTCGTCACCCGCAGCGACGACCCGGAGAACCGTCGCCGCGTCATTCTCGCCCTCACCCCTGCTGGTCGTGCCCTCGTGCGTCGGGTAACCACCAAACGGCGTAAGGAGATCACCCGAATCGTTTCACGAATGGCGCCGGACCATCGGGCTGGACTCGTCACGGCGCTACTCGGCTTCGCCGCTGCCGCGAGCGAACCCGACGCTGATCCTGATGCCGCGATGACATTTGGTTGGTAG
- a CDS encoding TetR/AcrR family transcriptional regulator: MPSAERRSERSRTEILTAALDLAIEVGYSSLTIEGIARRAGVGKQTIYRWWPSKAAVLLEALLERATPATAVPDTADLRADLRAHLRTVGNRLSSKDMIAYRALIAAAQSDPEVATQIQRTLIRPRVEACHARLEAALKDGVIRADVDLDQVIEMLYAPLYYRFLLQTQPIDDAQTDAVINLLMPAIQA, translated from the coding sequence ATGCCCAGCGCCGAACGACGCAGTGAGCGGTCCCGCACCGAGATCCTCACTGCTGCCCTCGACCTGGCGATCGAGGTCGGTTACTCCTCGCTGACGATCGAGGGCATCGCTCGGCGGGCCGGCGTCGGTAAGCAGACGATCTACCGCTGGTGGCCGTCCAAAGCGGCCGTGCTACTCGAAGCGTTGCTGGAACGGGCAACACCGGCTACCGCAGTGCCTGACACCGCCGACCTGCGCGCCGACCTGCGCGCGCACCTGCGCACCGTCGGGAATCGGCTGTCCAGCAAGGACATGATCGCCTACCGGGCCCTGATCGCAGCGGCGCAGAGCGACCCTGAGGTCGCGACCCAGATTCAGCGGACACTGATCCGACCTCGTGTCGAGGCCTGCCACGCCCGACTTGAGGCCGCACTTAAGGACGGCGTTATCCGCGCCGACGTCGACCTCGACCAGGTCATCGAGATGCTCTATGCGCCGCTTTATTACCGGTTCCTGCTACAGACTCAGCCGATCGACGACGCGCAGACAGACGCTGTCATAAACCTGTTGATGCCGGCAATTCAAGCCTAG
- a CDS encoding wax ester/triacylglycerol synthase family O-acyltransferase produces the protein MTDRLSSLDVSFLYLEGRTTPMHVGGLAIFDPPADGFDYEQLVTLLEERISLVPRYRQKVRFIPGRIANPVWLDDPDFDITYHVRRSALPRPGSDDQLREFCARIQSRPLDRSRPLWEMYLVEGLSGGRVAIITKTHHAVVDGISAIDIGQVILDASPVPREVPEDLWMPEPEPSSTQLVVEAVNEIVRRPGAVVDTVRLGVNDLRSTAGRVVGAIGSIATAAKVAIRPAPPSPLNTGIGEQRRYGTAATSLEDYKLVRKQHGGTINDVVLATVAGALRGWLLFRGESVTPATTIRAMVPVSVRTDADLDSALGNKVSAFFVDLPIGEASPLMRLAQVSYAMQAHSESGQSVGADSIVALSGFAPPTLHAMGARAANGFTRRLFNLVVTNVPGPQFPLYAAGAKMTQMYPILPLATGQAVSVGLTSYNGGVYYGLNADRDSMPDVDVLATLIEESLEELVAASQAPKTPAARTGRAAKKSGSVAR, from the coding sequence ATGACTGACCGGCTCTCCTCCCTGGACGTCTCCTTCCTGTATCTGGAGGGACGCACCACGCCGATGCACGTCGGCGGGCTGGCCATCTTCGACCCGCCGGCTGACGGGTTCGACTACGAGCAGCTGGTGACGCTGCTCGAGGAACGAATCTCGCTGGTCCCGCGCTATCGCCAGAAGGTGCGCTTCATTCCCGGCCGCATCGCGAACCCGGTCTGGCTCGACGACCCGGACTTCGACATCACCTATCACGTTCGCCGTTCAGCCCTACCGCGCCCAGGCTCCGACGACCAGCTCCGCGAGTTCTGCGCCCGCATCCAATCCCGTCCGCTCGACCGCAGCCGCCCCCTCTGGGAGATGTACCTGGTCGAGGGGCTCTCCGGTGGACGCGTTGCGATCATCACCAAGACCCATCACGCCGTGGTCGACGGAATCAGTGCGATCGACATCGGCCAGGTCATCCTCGACGCGTCACCAGTGCCCCGGGAGGTTCCGGAGGATCTCTGGATGCCCGAGCCCGAACCGTCCTCGACCCAGCTGGTGGTGGAGGCGGTAAACGAGATCGTTCGCCGTCCCGGCGCCGTCGTCGACACCGTGCGCCTCGGGGTGAACGACCTTCGTTCCACGGCCGGCCGGGTGGTCGGTGCCATCGGGAGCATCGCTACGGCGGCCAAGGTTGCCATTCGTCCGGCCCCGCCCAGCCCGCTCAACACCGGCATCGGAGAGCAGCGCCGCTACGGCACCGCCGCCACCTCGCTCGAGGACTACAAGCTGGTCCGCAAACAGCACGGCGGAACCATCAACGATGTCGTGCTGGCCACCGTCGCCGGGGCCCTTCGGGGCTGGCTCCTCTTCCGCGGTGAGTCGGTCACCCCGGCCACCACGATCCGCGCGATGGTTCCGGTCAGCGTCCGAACCGACGCCGACCTGGACAGCGCGCTGGGAAACAAGGTGTCGGCGTTCTTCGTCGACCTGCCGATCGGCGAGGCCAGCCCGTTGATGCGGCTGGCCCAGGTCAGCTACGCGATGCAGGCGCACAGCGAGTCGGGGCAGTCGGTGGGCGCCGACTCCATCGTTGCGCTCTCCGGTTTCGCTCCGCCCACGCTGCACGCGATGGGAGCCCGGGCGGCGAACGGATTCACCCGCCGCCTCTTCAATCTCGTCGTGACCAATGTGCCCGGCCCGCAGTTCCCGCTGTACGCGGCCGGGGCCAAGATGACGCAGATGTATCCGATCCTGCCGTTGGCCACTGGCCAGGCGGTGTCGGTCGGCCTCACCTCCTACAACGGCGGCGTCTACTACGGCCTGAACGCCGACCGCGACTCGATGCCCGATGTCGATGTGCTGGCCACGCTCATCGAGGAGTCGCTCGAAGAGTTGGTAGCCGCCAGCCAGGCCCCGAAGACGCCCGCCGCCCGCACCGGGCGGGCGGCGAAGAAGAGCGGCAGCGTCGCCCGATGA
- a CDS encoding ferredoxin: protein MRKVTLDDNVCAGFGNCALTAPEIFRFDDAELIGQVVREEIDDTDPEQLANAKLAEADCPTHAIQVN, encoded by the coding sequence ATGAGGAAGGTAACCCTCGATGACAACGTCTGCGCCGGCTTCGGCAACTGCGCGCTGACTGCCCCAGAAATCTTCCGCTTCGACGACGCCGAACTGATCGGCCAGGTCGTACGTGAGGAGATCGACGACACCGACCCCGAGCAACTGGCCAACGCCAAACTTGCCGAAGCCGACTGCCCGACCCACGCCATCCAGGTCAACTGA
- a CDS encoding cytochrome P450 codes for MSDCPHSTPVPVNFDHNDQALTEDNLWQAYADLQSTGRVTYSQRYGGFYILSHYDDVKAALRDHDTFVSGLGHRIPTVSEGRDVPIDFDPPVHTSYRKPMAAAVTPTRVRALEPFLRGVARDLVQAFVAQGGGDVVSAISLPLPLRALTQVAGFSDDTIEGLHKATEEMWAQVYDADFDDAYAGIKALMDAEVARHRAEDLGDYSNALLDTTVIDGAPVSDDLAARMLMSLAIAGHETTLNAASSLFWLLANDLESQDKLRADPGLAPQYVEEVLRLRAPIHQFGRRTSKDVVVDGVLIPAGSQVLVAYASANRDAEKFDRPDEFDPDRASRAHLTFGWGIHQCLGAPLVRAELKVLLETLCEFPRFLPAGEVTWGPLKGGAHYGPAHLPLQFEEAK; via the coding sequence ATGTCGGACTGTCCACACTCCACGCCGGTACCGGTGAACTTCGACCACAACGACCAAGCGCTGACCGAAGACAACCTGTGGCAGGCCTACGCCGACCTGCAATCGACTGGCCGCGTCACCTACTCGCAGAGGTACGGCGGGTTCTACATCCTGTCGCACTACGACGACGTCAAGGCGGCGCTACGCGATCACGACACCTTCGTCAGCGGCCTCGGGCATCGCATCCCGACGGTGAGCGAGGGTCGGGACGTCCCGATCGACTTCGACCCTCCGGTACACACGTCCTACCGCAAGCCCATGGCTGCGGCGGTGACGCCGACCCGGGTACGAGCACTTGAGCCGTTCTTGCGCGGCGTCGCCCGCGACCTTGTGCAAGCCTTCGTGGCGCAGGGCGGCGGTGATGTCGTCTCAGCGATCTCACTTCCGCTGCCACTGCGCGCGCTGACGCAGGTGGCCGGCTTCAGCGACGACACCATCGAGGGACTGCACAAGGCGACGGAGGAGATGTGGGCGCAGGTCTACGACGCCGACTTCGACGATGCGTACGCCGGCATCAAGGCGCTCATGGACGCCGAGGTCGCTCGACACCGAGCCGAGGATCTCGGCGACTACAGCAACGCACTGCTCGATACGACCGTCATCGACGGTGCGCCGGTGTCGGACGACCTCGCGGCGCGGATGCTGATGTCCCTGGCGATCGCGGGGCACGAGACAACCCTGAACGCGGCATCCTCGCTGTTCTGGCTACTCGCGAACGACCTTGAATCGCAGGACAAACTACGCGCCGACCCTGGCCTCGCGCCGCAGTACGTCGAGGAAGTACTACGACTCCGTGCGCCGATTCACCAATTCGGCCGGCGCACCAGCAAGGACGTCGTCGTCGACGGTGTGCTCATCCCGGCCGGCTCGCAGGTTCTAGTGGCCTACGCATCGGCAAACCGGGACGCGGAGAAGTTCGACCGGCCTGACGAGTTCGATCCCGACCGTGCCAGCCGCGCCCACCTCACCTTCGGCTGGGGTATCCATCAGTGCCTCGGTGCCCCGCTCGTCCGCGCTGAACTGAAAGTGCTGCTCGAAACACTCTGTGAATTCCCGCGGTTCCTGCCGGCCGGCGAAGTCACGTGGGGGCCCCTGAAGGGCGGGGCGCACTACGGACCAGCCCACCTGCCGTTGCAGTTCGAGGAAGCTAAATGA
- a CDS encoding chromosome partitioning protein, giving the protein MKTPVLTAADGAEWEAGLVVALDRGDHDVSVVRRCVDIVDLLAVATTGQARAALVAAGLRRLDADAVDRLAAAEVAVVGVVRRGDDAAQERLSAIGVAFVVPDDADAAVVAAVIGDAIAAREGGLRAPRSFGDPTAATSMAIPPTLGATPVQLPTQRGSVIAVWGPTGAPGRTTVSVLVADELSRLTRSSLLIDADVYGGVVASVLGLLDESPGFAAACRQAGSARMDATALAALAWQLSPTLRVLTGLPRAERWPELRPAGVEAVLEAARSLADFTVVDCGFNLESDEELSFDTVAPRRNGATLAVLDRADVILAVGSADPIGMQRLVRGLAELRDAEVEAPVWVVLNRVRSSAVPGDVEVELTKALERFAGRRPAALLPMDLEPLDAALRVGKALGDIRPRSPLRLAAAELASALAGVDQPVRRRSRG; this is encoded by the coding sequence GTGAAGACACCGGTTCTCACCGCCGCTGACGGAGCCGAATGGGAGGCCGGCCTGGTCGTCGCGCTGGACCGCGGCGATCATGACGTCAGCGTCGTGCGGCGCTGTGTCGACATCGTCGACCTGCTCGCGGTGGCCACCACCGGGCAGGCGCGCGCCGCCCTCGTAGCGGCCGGGCTACGACGGCTCGATGCGGACGCGGTCGACCGCCTCGCCGCAGCCGAGGTCGCTGTTGTTGGCGTGGTCCGGCGGGGTGACGATGCCGCCCAGGAGCGGCTCTCGGCGATCGGTGTGGCCTTTGTCGTGCCCGACGATGCCGACGCCGCGGTGGTCGCCGCCGTCATCGGTGACGCGATCGCGGCCCGGGAGGGTGGACTGCGGGCACCCCGAAGCTTCGGCGATCCGACGGCGGCGACGTCGATGGCTATCCCGCCGACGCTCGGTGCGACCCCGGTTCAGCTGCCCACCCAGCGCGGCTCGGTGATTGCGGTCTGGGGACCGACGGGGGCGCCCGGGCGCACGACCGTCTCGGTGCTGGTCGCAGACGAGCTGTCCCGCCTCACCCGTTCCAGCTTGCTGATCGATGCCGATGTCTACGGCGGGGTGGTCGCCTCGGTGCTCGGTCTCTTGGATGAATCACCAGGGTTTGCCGCCGCCTGCCGACAGGCCGGGTCGGCCCGGATGGACGCGACCGCGCTGGCCGCCCTCGCCTGGCAGCTGAGCCCGACCCTGCGAGTGCTGACCGGTCTGCCCCGGGCGGAGCGGTGGCCGGAGCTACGCCCGGCCGGTGTGGAGGCGGTGCTGGAAGCCGCACGTTCGCTGGCCGACTTCACCGTCGTCGACTGCGGCTTCAACCTCGAATCGGACGAAGAACTCTCCTTCGACACCGTTGCCCCGAGGCGCAATGGCGCCACGCTCGCCGTCCTCGACCGCGCAGACGTCATCCTTGCGGTCGGCTCGGCTGATCCCATCGGCATGCAGCGCCTGGTGCGGGGGCTGGCCGAGTTGCGCGACGCGGAGGTGGAGGCACCGGTCTGGGTGGTGCTCAACCGGGTCCGCAGCAGCGCCGTCCCCGGCGACGTCGAGGTCGAACTGACGAAGGCGCTGGAGCGCTTCGCCGGGCGGCGGCCGGCCGCCCTGCTGCCGATGGACCTGGAGCCTCTCGATGCGGCCCTGCGGGTCGGGAAGGCCCTCGGCGACATTCGTCCCCGGAGCCCCCTCCGACTGGCGGCGGCGGAGTTGGCGTCGGCTCTCGCCGGTGTCGATCAGCCCGTCCGCCGCCGTTCGCGGGGCTGA
- a CDS encoding patatin-like phospholipase family protein: MSDPRPKSSPSSGASKPTNPKPDKPQVAKTKPARLHSVAPMPPARPSRAIVLGSGGVLGFAWMLGALGALEVEAEFRAHEVDIIVGTSAGSVGAALLSCGITVDQIRRHHQGVALPTDPPIAFDHDAATGGGLPRRPGVLPGSPQLLLNAVRHPRRVRPIVTLSGVLPAGRGTLRPVTEMVSAVAADQGFDTTWPNSPRPWIAASDYTTGQRVLFGRDDLGPFGDPQVSLSDAVTASCSIPAWYPPVQLGSHTFIDGGAISNASVDILADVDVDEVYVFAPMASVNIDRRRSPVGRIERAVRRSVTRGVLSDVEALRASGKRVALVTPEPTDLEVIGLNLMNPRRRSEVLEVAKQTASIQLRQQLAARSWSNPREAGAGFGRGSARA, translated from the coding sequence ATGAGTGACCCTCGACCGAAGTCGTCGCCGAGCTCGGGGGCGTCGAAGCCAACCAACCCGAAGCCAGATAAGCCGCAGGTCGCGAAGACGAAGCCGGCGCGTCTGCATTCGGTCGCCCCGATGCCGCCCGCTCGTCCGTCCCGGGCGATCGTCCTCGGTAGTGGCGGCGTGCTCGGTTTCGCCTGGATGCTGGGCGCGCTGGGAGCACTCGAGGTCGAGGCCGAGTTTCGCGCGCACGAGGTCGACATCATCGTCGGCACGTCAGCCGGCTCAGTCGGGGCGGCCTTGCTGTCCTGCGGCATCACCGTCGATCAGATCCGTCGTCACCACCAGGGCGTCGCGCTCCCGACCGATCCCCCGATCGCCTTCGACCATGATGCGGCCACCGGCGGTGGGCTCCCGCGCCGCCCCGGCGTGCTGCCCGGCTCACCGCAGCTCCTGCTGAACGCGGTCCGCCACCCGCGGCGGGTACGGCCGATCGTCACCCTGTCGGGCGTCCTGCCGGCCGGACGGGGCACCCTACGGCCGGTGACCGAGATGGTGTCAGCGGTGGCCGCCGATCAGGGTTTCGACACCACGTGGCCGAACTCGCCCCGTCCGTGGATCGCGGCCAGCGACTACACGACCGGGCAGCGAGTGCTCTTCGGACGCGACGACCTCGGCCCATTCGGCGATCCGCAGGTCAGTCTCAGCGACGCGGTGACTGCCTCCTGCTCGATCCCGGCCTGGTACCCGCCGGTGCAGCTCGGTAGCCACACCTTTATCGACGGTGGCGCCATCTCCAACGCATCCGTCGACATTCTGGCCGATGTTGACGTCGATGAGGTGTACGTCTTCGCACCGATGGCATCGGTCAACATCGATCGCCGCCGATCACCGGTCGGGCGTATTGAGCGGGCCGTGCGGCGATCGGTGACTCGAGGCGTGCTGAGCGACGTCGAAGCACTGCGGGCCAGCGGAAAGCGCGTTGCGCTGGTTACGCCGGAGCCGACCGATCTGGAAGTGATTGGACTCAATCTGATGAATCCGAGACGGCGATCGGAGGTCCTGGAGGTCGCCAAGCAGACGGCGTCGATCCAGCTGCGTCAGCAGCTCGCCGCCCGTAGCTGGAGTAACCCGCGCGAGGCCGGCGCCGGCTTTGGGCGGGGGAGTGCGCGCGCGTGA
- a CDS encoding helix-turn-helix domain-containing protein, which yields MASDRFLTLPDVAEILNISASQTYALVRNSELDAIKIGGRGQWRVERVKLEEYIERMYDETRKFVEQHPLTESEPELS from the coding sequence ATGGCATCCGATCGGTTCCTCACGCTGCCTGATGTCGCTGAGATCCTGAACATCTCGGCGTCACAGACCTATGCGCTGGTACGTAACAGCGAGTTGGATGCCATCAAGATCGGCGGCCGCGGTCAGTGGCGGGTCGAGCGGGTCAAGCTCGAGGAGTACATAGAGCGGATGTACGACGAGACCCGCAAATTTGTGGAGCAGCACCCGCTGACCGAGAGCGAGCCCGAGCTCAGCTGA
- a CDS encoding suppressor of fused domain protein has translation MSPDEILTLVEQSYRAYFEAEPARASVSFLGVEPMEVLRFESPLGQDEIVNYVSLGMARRPMTGGDELVVAEDGPRAELLLQCRGDGGDLWRQLAILASAPVVEGLIFSAGARVDLGTPLASGSRCTGAIVSVAELARLEFSGGGVEFLRLLPATANELAWARIHGSEALAERWNLQGVDLLDLGRESVQLD, from the coding sequence GTGTCGCCTGACGAGATCCTGACTTTGGTTGAGCAGTCCTACCGTGCGTACTTCGAGGCCGAACCGGCCCGGGCCTCCGTCTCGTTCCTCGGCGTGGAGCCGATGGAGGTTCTGCGTTTCGAGTCGCCGCTGGGTCAGGACGAGATCGTCAACTACGTGAGTCTCGGGATGGCCCGGCGGCCGATGACCGGTGGAGACGAGTTGGTGGTCGCCGAGGACGGGCCGCGGGCCGAGCTGCTCCTCCAGTGCCGGGGCGACGGAGGGGACCTCTGGCGGCAGCTGGCGATACTCGCATCGGCCCCGGTGGTCGAGGGGCTCATCTTCTCCGCCGGCGCGCGGGTTGACCTCGGTACTCCGCTGGCCAGCGGGTCGCGCTGCACCGGAGCCATCGTCTCGGTCGCTGAGTTGGCCCGGCTCGAGTTCTCAGGTGGCGGCGTGGAGTTTCTTCGACTGCTGCCGGCGACGGCCAACGAATTGGCCTGGGCCCGGATACACGGCAGCGAGGCTCTCGCCGAGCGGTGGAACCTTCAGGGCGTTGACCTGCTCGACCTCGGGCGGGAGAGCGTTCAGCTCGACTGA
- a CDS encoding pyridoxamine 5'-phosphate oxidase family protein, with protein sequence MKITNIGAGDGLEPLRWEAVQERLNAGQPPAVGAPNQRTTWLTTVNADGSPHVTAVGALWLDGAFWFQTGAATSKARNVARDPRCAISTSILEMDVVVEGSAERVTDAATVARLAHAWADQGWPVEPDVEGTGLTAPFNAPGLGPAPWQIYRIAPRSLTAVLGIEPGGSTRFDL encoded by the coding sequence ATGAAGATCACAAACATCGGCGCGGGTGACGGGCTCGAACCGTTGCGGTGGGAAGCAGTGCAGGAACGCCTGAACGCCGGTCAGCCTCCGGCCGTCGGGGCTCCCAACCAGCGCACGACCTGGCTCACCACAGTGAACGCGGACGGCAGTCCTCATGTCACAGCAGTTGGTGCGCTGTGGCTTGATGGCGCGTTCTGGTTCCAGACCGGCGCCGCTACCAGCAAGGCACGCAATGTCGCTCGCGACCCGAGGTGCGCGATCTCGACCTCGATCCTTGAGATGGACGTGGTGGTCGAGGGCAGCGCTGAGCGAGTTACCGACGCTGCGACCGTCGCTCGGCTGGCCCATGCGTGGGCCGATCAGGGCTGGCCGGTGGAGCCCGACGTTGAAGGCACCGGCCTTACAGCGCCATTCAATGCACCCGGACTTGGGCCCGCACCTTGGCAGATCTATCGGATAGCGCCGCGTTCCTTGACCGCCGTTCTCGGCATCGAACCCGGTGGCTCTACCCGCTTCGACCTGTGA